In Streptococcus uberis, a single window of DNA contains:
- a CDS encoding sensor histidine kinase, translating into MKRKHLINQLFIINSLTLFLGFCLIFFSVNQVARRYVQQMTANAIQGNFTIIDSIYEHKPIPDNQVAKKDSIYVWANYAIYDKDYQLKYTNSDQKKISNAIVSYLNRHHLWSQASPRNGLFVPWKGKTYYVMVKDYHGKLEDDFIFKAKNGNSQPFHVINFSDITNTQKLIDQINLFLFLILIIIFFCMFLIMQRTFKGIQKSIHSVQDYISHLWRENNQKSTKKERIIFSDFDPLLQESKEMAERIRQAEKSQLTFFQNASHELRTPLMSIQGYTEGLQAGILDESSAYQIILEESQKMKTLVDDIMLLSRLDSKKQAHKQAVSLYDVLQESVSYIKPVIMQKDLQLIQDYDDFQLMITGNSDLLEKAISNILSNALRYAENYIIIRACDHHIIIANDGPPIAEKDLPYIFDRFYKGEKGQTGIGLSLVKEIVQQHQGKVKVTSHPEETQFIISF; encoded by the coding sequence ATGAAACGTAAACATTTAATTAATCAACTTTTTATTATCAATAGTCTGACCCTTTTTCTAGGCTTCTGCTTAATTTTTTTCTCTGTTAATCAAGTGGCTCGCCGTTATGTTCAACAAATGACAGCAAATGCTATACAGGGTAACTTTACCATTATTGATAGTATTTATGAGCACAAACCCATTCCCGACAACCAAGTTGCTAAAAAGGATAGTATCTATGTTTGGGCCAACTATGCTATCTATGATAAAGATTATCAGTTAAAATACACTAATTCAGATCAGAAAAAAATTAGCAATGCAATTGTATCCTACCTTAATAGGCATCATCTCTGGTCTCAAGCTAGTCCCCGAAACGGGTTATTTGTCCCCTGGAAGGGCAAGACCTACTATGTGATGGTTAAAGATTATCATGGAAAACTAGAAGACGATTTCATTTTTAAAGCCAAAAATGGGAATTCACAACCCTTTCATGTCATTAATTTTTCGGATATAACCAATACTCAGAAATTAATCGATCAAATCAATCTATTCCTTTTTCTAATACTCATTATTATCTTTTTTTGCATGTTCCTTATCATGCAAAGAACCTTTAAAGGAATTCAAAAATCCATTCATAGTGTTCAGGATTATATTTCTCATTTATGGCGAGAGAATAATCAAAAATCAACAAAAAAAGAGAGGATTATTTTTTCTGATTTTGACCCCTTATTGCAAGAAAGCAAGGAAATGGCTGAGCGCATCCGACAAGCCGAAAAAAGCCAATTAACCTTCTTCCAAAACGCATCACATGAATTACGAACTCCCCTTATGTCTATTCAAGGTTATACAGAAGGATTACAAGCAGGCATCCTTGATGAGTCATCAGCCTATCAGATCATCTTGGAAGAAAGCCAAAAAATGAAAACCTTGGTCGATGACATCATGCTCCTATCTCGCTTAGATAGTAAAAAGCAAGCCCACAAGCAAGCTGTTTCCCTTTATGATGTCCTACAAGAATCAGTCTCTTATATTAAACCCGTCATCATGCAAAAAGATTTACAACTAATTCAAGATTATGATGACTTCCAATTGATGATTACTGGAAATAGCGATTTATTAGAAAAAGCTATCTCAAATATCCTAAGCAATGCCCTACGTTATGCTGAAAACTATATCATCATTAGGGCTTGTGACCATCACATCATCATAGCAAATGATGGACCGCCAATTGCTGAAAAAGATCTTCCTTACATTTTTGATCGCTTCTATAAAGGCGAAAAAGGGCAAACCGGAATAGGACTATCACTGGTTAAAGAGATTGTTCAACAACATCAGGGTAAAGTAAAAGTTACCAGTCACCCCGAGGAAACGCAGTTCATCATTTCTTTTTAA
- a CDS encoding PTS sugar transporter subunit IIA, producing the protein MKYLILVSHGDFAIGLKNTLAMFVEEKSNQVMAFGLKVGASVETFAEDFRNQIKDLTVNDDIILLADIVGGSPLTTALEVLSDRNLLGQVTVLGGMNLPMAVTSLLMKDELEGAAFVETVLFEARNGLQEFQLQGFDSDELEEDI; encoded by the coding sequence ATGAAATACTTAATACTTGTCAGTCATGGTGATTTTGCAATTGGTTTAAAAAACACATTAGCCATGTTTGTTGAAGAAAAAAGCAATCAGGTGATGGCATTTGGCTTAAAAGTCGGTGCCTCAGTTGAGACTTTCGCTGAAGATTTCCGAAATCAAATCAAGGATTTGACAGTAAATGATGACATTATTTTACTTGCTGATATTGTTGGCGGAAGTCCTTTGACGACAGCCCTAGAGGTTTTGAGCGATCGAAATCTTTTAGGACAAGTTACAGTTCTTGGGGGTATGAATTTACCTATGGCGGTAACTTCACTCTTAATGAAAGATGAGTTAGAGGGAGCAGCTTTTGTTGAAACTGTTCTATTTGAAGCTCGAAATGGTTTACAAGAATTTCAATTACAAGGGTTTGATTCTGATGAATTGGAAGAAGACATTTAA
- a CDS encoding substrate-binding domain-containing protein produces MRHWLQKFSLFLILLMTSLLLIVYLIDQRIENLTKQRLSVGTTYMTMNNPFYQVINAEIEKEITEKGGIVYTRDSSLNSAKQVEQLHYFIKTGVDVIVINPVKSKDRNIKKAVEEAEQKGIKVIVIDSQLSKDVKVTSTIVSDNYHAGELLAKDLMSKKTAARILLLEHKDAVSGEQRIKGFLDTISAQRQFKVMTKLESLGQTEIAMPAVEKIIQSQKDFDVIMALNDQAAIGAVAALDKQKVDHPILVYGVDGSPDMKNLLATTSDVTATVSQSPLKMGNQTARIAIKVANGESVPSKVTVPVKIITKKNIQDFDTKGWQ; encoded by the coding sequence ATGAGACATTGGCTACAAAAATTTTCACTTTTTCTCATATTGTTAATGACAAGTTTATTGCTAATTGTTTATCTGATTGATCAACGTATCGAAAACTTAACCAAGCAAAGATTGTCTGTTGGAACAACTTATATGACCATGAATAACCCTTTTTATCAGGTTATTAATGCAGAAATTGAAAAAGAGATTACTGAAAAAGGAGGTATTGTCTATACTAGAGACTCTTCCCTTAATAGTGCTAAACAGGTTGAACAATTACATTATTTTATCAAAACAGGTGTTGATGTTATTGTGATTAATCCTGTGAAAAGTAAGGATAGAAATATCAAAAAAGCTGTTGAAGAAGCTGAACAAAAAGGAATCAAGGTAATTGTTATTGATAGTCAATTGTCAAAAGATGTGAAGGTAACATCTACTATTGTGTCAGACAATTACCATGCAGGAGAACTTCTGGCCAAAGATTTAATGTCCAAGAAGACAGCTGCTAGGATATTATTATTGGAGCATAAGGATGCTGTTTCTGGTGAACAAAGAATAAAGGGTTTTCTTGACACCATATCAGCTCAAAGACAATTTAAAGTCATGACGAAACTGGAGAGTTTAGGTCAAACAGAAATCGCTATGCCTGCGGTTGAAAAAATCATACAGTCTCAAAAAGATTTTGATGTGATAATGGCTTTAAATGATCAAGCTGCCATTGGTGCAGTTGCAGCCCTTGATAAACAAAAAGTTGATCATCCTATCTTAGTTTATGGAGTAGACGGTTCGCCGGATATGAAAAATCTGTTGGCTACCACATCTGATGTGACAGCAACGGTGTCACAGTCCCCGCTAAAGATGGGGAATCAAACGGCAAGGATTGCCATTAAAGTCGCTAATGGTGAGAGTGTTCCATCAAAAGTGACTGTTCCTGTCAAAATTATCACTAAAAAAAACATACAGGATTTTGATACGAAAGGGTGGCAATAA
- a CDS encoding PTS system mannose/fructose/sorbose family transporter subunit IID: protein MVEIKKISKKTLTKSFHHWYYGHLTCFSQEHMQTFGYLTSMLPIIEELYNDKESQKKAMQTYTAFFNTEPQLGTIVVGVTAGLEEARANGESVDDEAINGMRAGLMGPIAGIGDSLIVGTLIPVLLGIALGLSTDGSPVGAIFYIIVWNLLAYFGMKFAYFKGYELGDKAVEFLVGPQGIAIRKAIGIVGGMVIGAVAATWVSVKTSFQLGSAKHPYLVLQNQLDAVYPGLLTAIFIVFCWWLMAKKNMSPIKVMLLLVVIAFVGVLVGFFNPGLSY, encoded by the coding sequence ATGGTTGAAATCAAGAAAATTTCTAAAAAAACGTTAACAAAGTCTTTCCATCACTGGTATTATGGACATTTAACATGTTTTTCACAAGAACACATGCAAACTTTTGGTTATTTAACCTCAATGCTTCCTATTATCGAAGAGCTTTATAATGATAAGGAATCACAAAAAAAGGCGATGCAAACTTACACAGCTTTCTTTAATACGGAACCTCAATTAGGAACCATTGTTGTTGGGGTTACAGCTGGTTTGGAAGAAGCGCGTGCAAATGGAGAATCAGTTGATGATGAAGCCATTAATGGTATGCGAGCAGGACTTATGGGACCAATTGCCGGTATTGGTGATTCACTCATTGTTGGAACTTTGATTCCAGTTTTATTGGGTATTGCACTAGGACTTTCTACGGATGGTTCACCAGTTGGGGCTATTTTCTATATCATTGTATGGAACTTATTAGCTTACTTTGGAATGAAATTTGCCTACTTTAAAGGTTATGAGTTGGGAGATAAGGCTGTTGAATTTCTTGTTGGCCCTCAAGGAATAGCTATTCGAAAGGCAATTGGAATTGTTGGAGGTATGGTTATTGGGGCAGTTGCGGCAACCTGGGTTTCTGTTAAAACCTCCTTCCAATTAGGAAGTGCCAAACACCCTTATCTTGTTTTGCAAAATCAATTAGATGCTGTTTATCCAGGTTTACTGACTGCTATTTTTATCGTATTTTGTTGGTGGTTAATGGCTAAGAAGAACATGTCCCCTATAAAAGTTATGCTTTTATTAGTTGTAATTGCTTTTGTCGGTGTATTGGTTGGTTTCTTCAATCCAGGTCTATCCTATTAA
- a CDS encoding sensor histidine kinase, translated as MRGIKLVQFSKYSLLLINFLAVIFYASVFLFATQFISTQNESHALLEQLNAVPYKPELIFTVTVVLFFTLMTIIVFRDYSKSYKNRDSIDQLLLAELIVALGLLVSLHFSYNGFLLLVFADVFFHFKDMYNLIEKRYWLFFLILSFGLLLLTDANVLSTFLPLPDINTYINFFPIYLRIVLIFVKNFLTSLNLIVFIISLIFYIMNAITEKHNLEEEVRMVSQVNVELNNYVALTEKITEDRERKRISREIHDTLGHALTGISAGIDAVKVLIDIDPKKAKNQLVSVSNVVREGIVDVRRSLKKLRPDALESRTLQDALNKIINDYQEISQIQIDFHYDWQTADLSVAVEDIIFRVIQESITNSLRHGHASKIDITMSENNDYTITIKDNGIGAKEFSLGYGLMQMRERLAIIGAQVTFNGEDGFETFITIPKTRSNYDKSNDS; from the coding sequence ATGAGGGGAATCAAACTGGTTCAGTTCAGTAAGTATAGTTTGTTACTTATCAATTTTCTGGCCGTTATTTTTTATGCTTCTGTTTTTCTTTTTGCCACTCAATTTATTTCAACTCAAAACGAAAGCCATGCTTTACTCGAGCAATTAAATGCGGTTCCTTATAAGCCAGAACTAATTTTTACAGTGACGGTAGTTCTCTTTTTTACTCTCATGACAATAATTGTTTTTAGAGATTATTCTAAGTCTTATAAAAACAGAGATTCAATTGATCAGTTGCTGTTGGCAGAGTTAATTGTTGCTTTAGGTTTATTAGTTAGTTTGCATTTTTCTTATAATGGTTTTTTATTACTAGTCTTTGCAGATGTCTTTTTTCACTTCAAAGATATGTATAATCTTATTGAAAAACGTTATTGGTTATTTTTCTTAATTCTCAGTTTTGGCTTACTTCTGTTAACTGATGCAAATGTCCTATCAACGTTCCTTCCTCTACCAGATATTAACACCTATATTAATTTTTTTCCTATTTATTTACGGATAGTGCTCATTTTTGTCAAAAACTTTTTGACCTCCTTAAACTTAATCGTTTTTATCATATCCTTAATTTTTTATATCATGAATGCTATTACAGAGAAACATAATTTAGAAGAAGAAGTGAGAATGGTTTCTCAGGTAAATGTTGAATTGAATAACTACGTTGCATTGACAGAAAAAATTACAGAAGATAGAGAACGTAAACGTATTTCTCGTGAGATTCATGACACTTTAGGACATGCTTTAACTGGGATATCTGCTGGAATCGATGCGGTTAAAGTCTTGATTGACATTGATCCTAAAAAAGCAAAAAACCAACTGGTTAGTGTCTCAAATGTTGTTCGAGAAGGAATTGTAGATGTTAGACGATCCTTAAAAAAACTGAGACCAGATGCCTTAGAAAGCAGAACCTTGCAAGATGCATTGAATAAAATTATCAATGATTATCAAGAAATTTCTCAAATTCAAATTGACTTTCATTATGACTGGCAAACAGCAGATTTGAGTGTGGCAGTTGAAGATATTATATTTAGGGTTATTCAAGAATCTATTACCAATTCATTACGACATGGACATGCTTCTAAAATTGACATCACCATGTCAGAAAATAATGACTATACCATTACAATCAAAGATAATGGAATTGGTGCAAAAGAATTTTCGCTTGGTTATGGGTTAATGCAAATGAGAGAACGCCTAGCTATAATCGGGGCACAGGTGACTTTTAATGGTGAAGATGGGTTTGAAACTTTCATTACCATACCAAAGACTAGGAGTAATTATGATAAAAGTAATGATAGCTGA
- a CDS encoding extracellular solute-binding protein: MIKFESKKGQKLFLFGLIMCFCFYFLTHQKAETVITLGIHEGSSWDVPQGQDNHVLDDIIKNFEKKHPGVKVVYDSGIRKSDYSDWLADKIVTGKQPDVFMVPEKDFNLFATNGVLYRLDKLIKKDIKPNQFYSVSYRSGSFRNSQYALPFESNPMMMCINKDLLNQSGFDIPNQNWTMEDFYTIVKSTTKDTDGDNQIDQFGIVDYDWSYGMSAFGNAIFTNDGSHVRLNTSRTKQAMHLITNLNSLSGSYQVSTQDFDKGKVVFRPMTMAEYRTYKPYPYHVAKYSSFEWTCVPMPKEKGLHQTSQVDTSLFAISKRNKNVKLSWELLKSLTYDKRSQQELVKQSQGVSVLKDVMKSSTTKKILQEDNFGSNSLRVETLDRILKDGAEKPKFKLYNKLNEEADYLISQSLKHDTIDLDLASIEKKLIESLRQ; this comes from the coding sequence ATGATTAAGTTTGAATCAAAAAAGGGCCAAAAACTTTTTCTATTTGGTCTGATAATGTGTTTTTGTTTTTATTTCCTGACACACCAAAAAGCGGAAACGGTTATCACTTTAGGAATACATGAAGGATCAAGTTGGGATGTTCCTCAGGGGCAAGATAATCATGTCTTAGATGATATTATAAAAAATTTTGAAAAGAAGCATCCAGGTGTTAAAGTTGTTTATGATAGCGGTATACGTAAAAGTGATTACTCGGATTGGTTAGCTGATAAAATTGTGACAGGGAAACAACCTGACGTGTTCATGGTTCCAGAGAAGGATTTTAACTTGTTTGCAACAAATGGGGTCCTCTATCGTTTAGATAAACTAATAAAAAAAGATATTAAACCTAATCAATTTTATTCTGTATCCTATCGTTCAGGAAGTTTTAGAAATTCACAGTATGCTCTTCCTTTCGAAAGTAATCCGATGATGATGTGTATTAATAAAGACCTTTTAAACCAGTCTGGATTTGATATTCCAAATCAAAATTGGACAATGGAAGATTTTTATACTATCGTTAAATCAACGACAAAAGATACCGATGGGGATAATCAAATTGATCAGTTTGGGATTGTAGATTATGACTGGTCGTATGGAATGTCTGCATTTGGGAATGCTATTTTCACCAACGATGGAAGTCACGTGAGACTAAATACCAGTCGCACAAAACAAGCCATGCATTTGATTACAAATTTGAATAGTTTATCAGGTTCTTATCAGGTTAGTACTCAAGATTTTGATAAAGGAAAAGTTGTCTTTAGACCAATGACTATGGCTGAGTATCGAACTTACAAACCCTACCCTTATCATGTTGCTAAGTATTCTAGCTTTGAATGGACATGTGTACCAATGCCTAAAGAAAAAGGATTGCATCAAACTTCTCAGGTTGATACCTCCTTATTTGCCATTTCAAAAAGAAATAAGAATGTGAAACTTTCTTGGGAACTGCTCAAATCACTTACCTATGATAAAAGATCACAACAAGAACTTGTGAAACAATCACAAGGGGTTTCTGTATTAAAAGATGTTATGAAATCATCTACAACCAAAAAAATCCTGCAAGAAGATAATTTTGGTAGTAATTCATTGAGGGTTGAAACCTTAGATCGGATTTTAAAAGACGGTGCAGAAAAACCCAAATTCAAACTATACAATAAGTTAAATGAGGAAGCTGATTATCTTATTTCTCAGTCTCTGAAACATGATACTATTGATCTCGATTTGGCTTCCATTGAGAAAAAATTAATTGAGAGTTTAAGACAATAA
- a CDS encoding response regulator transcription factor: MTQLIYLADDEKNIRDLLIPFLEHDGFKVKAFENGDLLYQEYLINQPDLIILDIMMPGSDGLTIMKKIRQRGDQLPIIMLTARDSDADFITAFQAGSDDYFTKPFSPIKLVLHVKALLKRTVSTPLEQSTLFQYKGLSLNLDRRLCLLDDKELALTKTEFDLLSVLIQKPETAFPRDELLNRIWGFEDIESRAVDDTIKRLRKKLKAHHSPVIIETVWGYGFKLSVEEL; the protein is encoded by the coding sequence ATGACGCAACTTATTTATTTAGCCGATGATGAAAAGAATATTCGAGACTTATTAATTCCCTTTTTAGAACATGATGGTTTTAAGGTTAAAGCCTTTGAGAATGGGGATTTACTTTATCAAGAATACCTCATAAACCAACCCGATTTGATTATTTTAGACATTATGATGCCTGGAAGTGACGGCTTAACCATTATGAAAAAAATCCGGCAAAGGGGAGATCAACTTCCAATTATTATGCTAACCGCACGGGATTCCGATGCTGATTTTATTACAGCTTTTCAAGCAGGTAGTGATGACTACTTTACCAAACCCTTTTCTCCTATCAAATTAGTCTTGCATGTTAAAGCCCTCCTCAAAAGAACAGTTTCCACTCCCCTTGAGCAAAGCACACTGTTCCAATATAAAGGCCTTTCATTAAATCTTGACAGACGGCTCTGCCTTTTAGATGATAAAGAACTAGCTCTCACAAAAACGGAGTTTGATTTGTTATCGGTATTGATTCAAAAGCCCGAAACAGCCTTTCCACGGGACGAATTATTAAATCGCATTTGGGGCTTTGAAGATATTGAAAGTCGAGCTGTTGACGATACCATCAAACGACTCCGAAAAAAACTGAAGGCTCACCACAGTCCTGTCATCATTGAAACCGTTTGGGGATATGGTTTTAAATTGAGTGTAGAAGAGTTATGA
- a CDS encoding PTS mannose/fructose/sorbose/N-acetylgalactosamine transporter subunit IIC codes for MTISWFQAVLLGIFASLASMPGMGGSSIGNYTLGRPLVGGLVCGLILGDLKLGIVCGVAMQLVYIALVTPGGTVSADVRAVSYIGIPLAMVAITAQGISVGSASAADLAKSMGTLVGTVGTVLFYGTATLNLAWQHIGWKAVEEGNFKKLYMVDWGLPWISHFVFSFLPTLIMCKLGASAVTALQSALPMDGIAMKTLFTVGALLPCVGIAILLKQLVEKVTDFIPFFVGFTLAASLGLNLVASAVISLIFALLFYEIDMAKLKVASRAVTDATDLDDFEEEEDI; via the coding sequence ATGACAATATCATGGTTTCAAGCTGTTTTGTTGGGTATATTTGCTAGTTTAGCATCTATGCCAGGTATGGGTGGCTCAAGTATCGGTAATTATACTTTGGGTCGTCCACTTGTTGGTGGACTCGTTTGTGGCCTAATTCTCGGAGATTTAAAATTAGGAATTGTCTGTGGTGTCGCTATGCAATTGGTTTATATTGCCCTTGTAACTCCAGGTGGTACAGTATCTGCAGATGTTCGTGCCGTTTCTTATATTGGGATTCCCTTAGCAATGGTTGCCATTACCGCACAAGGCATCTCGGTAGGATCTGCTTCTGCGGCTGACTTGGCTAAATCAATGGGAACCTTAGTTGGTACAGTTGGTACGGTATTATTTTATGGGACAGCAACTCTTAATTTGGCTTGGCAACACATTGGTTGGAAAGCTGTTGAGGAAGGCAATTTTAAAAAATTGTATATGGTAGACTGGGGACTTCCATGGATTTCACACTTTGTTTTCTCTTTTTTACCAACACTAATCATGTGTAAATTAGGTGCTTCAGCAGTTACAGCTCTTCAATCTGCATTACCAATGGATGGTATTGCGATGAAAACACTCTTTACCGTAGGTGCATTGCTTCCATGTGTTGGGATTGCTATTTTGTTGAAACAATTAGTAGAAAAGGTTACTGATTTTATTCCATTTTTTGTAGGTTTTACTCTAGCTGCTTCTCTTGGCCTCAATCTTGTAGCCAGTGCTGTCATTTCGCTCATTTTTGCTTTGCTATTTTACGAAATTGACATGGCAAAATTAAAAGTTGCTTCACGTGCGGTGACAGATGCTACAGATTTAGATGATTTTGAGGAAGAGGAGGATATTTAA
- a CDS encoding response regulator transcription factor: MIKVMIADDQELIRESLKIVLSTHKDIVVTASVSDGFQVLEALEKELPDVILMDIRMPKMDGVVCTKEVKKRYPTIKIIILTTFDDDEFIFSALKYGASGYLLKGVSMEELHQAIQTVFNGGAMINPDIAIKVFKAFSELPTLNNTIKVFEDEVESLSKAEWKIIQQVGFGLSNREIAQKLFLSEGTVRNYLSNVLAKLQLRDRTQLAIWSVQTGVTVREIEDDDD; encoded by the coding sequence ATGATAAAAGTAATGATAGCTGATGATCAGGAATTAATTAGGGAATCGTTGAAAATCGTTCTTTCGACACATAAAGATATTGTTGTGACCGCGTCTGTTTCAGATGGTTTTCAAGTGCTTGAAGCATTGGAAAAAGAATTACCTGATGTCATCTTAATGGATATTCGGATGCCCAAAATGGATGGCGTGGTTTGTACAAAAGAGGTAAAAAAACGCTATCCCACTATTAAAATTATTATCTTAACCACCTTTGATGATGATGAATTTATTTTTTCTGCCCTTAAATATGGGGCTTCAGGATATTTGCTTAAGGGAGTTTCAATGGAGGAGCTACATCAAGCGATTCAAACAGTCTTTAACGGTGGGGCTATGATTAATCCGGATATCGCGATTAAGGTATTTAAGGCGTTTTCAGAACTCCCAACGCTGAATAACACCATTAAAGTTTTTGAAGATGAAGTTGAGTCACTTTCAAAAGCAGAATGGAAGATTATCCAACAAGTGGGATTTGGCCTATCCAATAGGGAAATTGCTCAAAAACTCTTTCTTTCAGAAGGGACCGTCAGAAATTATTTATCGAATGTGTTGGCTAAACTACAGTTGCGTGATAGAACTCAGTTAGCGATTTGGTCCGTACAAACAGGTGTAACAGTCAGAGAAATTGAGGATGATGATGATTAA
- a CDS encoding PTS system mannose/fructose/N-acetylgalactosamine-transporter subunit IIB — MTVTFVRIDDRMIHGQTVTRWAKEYPCDGLIAVNDAAATNKVLTQAYKGASDKKTFVWSVDDFSKKSQKVLDSDTRYFVITKNPIDMKKLLVDQGFVPGNIKEIIIGPANDRPGAIKLGNNQSITKDEAAAIEEIEALGYRVKFQLLPDVSIGYWSDFKNKFGY, encoded by the coding sequence ATGACAGTAACATTTGTTCGTATTGACGACCGTATGATTCACGGTCAGACAGTTACACGCTGGGCAAAGGAATACCCCTGTGATGGTTTAATTGCCGTAAATGATGCAGCAGCAACAAATAAAGTACTTACTCAGGCCTACAAAGGTGCCTCAGATAAAAAAACATTTGTTTGGTCTGTTGATGATTTTTCTAAAAAATCACAAAAAGTTTTAGATTCAGATACACGTTATTTTGTGATTACCAAAAATCCCATTGACATGAAAAAACTATTGGTAGATCAAGGATTTGTTCCAGGAAATATTAAAGAGATTATTATCGGTCCTGCAAATGACCGTCCGGGTGCCATTAAATTGGGAAACAACCAGTCTATTACTAAAGATGAAGCAGCAGCGATAGAAGAGATTGAAGCATTAGGTTATCGCGTTAAATTCCAATTGTTACCAGATGTTTCGATCGGTTACTGGTCTGATTTCAAAAATAAATTTGGTTATTAA